The Haemorhous mexicanus isolate bHaeMex1 chromosome 8, bHaeMex1.pri, whole genome shotgun sequence genome includes a window with the following:
- the GORASP2 gene encoding Golgi reassembly-stacking protein 2 codes for MGASQSIDIPGGGTEGYHVLRVQENSPGHRAGLEPFFDFIVSINGSRLNKDNDTLKDLLKANVEKPVKMLVYSSKTLELRETSVTPSNMWGGQGLLGVSIRFCSFDGANENVWHVLEVEPNSPAALAGLRPHSDYIIGADTVMNESEDLFSLIETHEAKPLKLYVYNTDTDNCREVVITPNSAWGGEGSLGCGIGYGYLHRIPTRPFEEGKKISLPGQLPSASLSPLKDGFTEVQLSSVNPSTTLPPGSAGLEQSLSGLSINSPSTTVSNVLNTGVPTVPLLPPQVSQSLTSVPPVNPATTLPGLMPLPAGLPNLTDLSKLNLPAPQIVPEMIQPGLQPLPPLPPLHLMGITPLSMPPKGVPMLPLVTEASTVPTDLLPSITQAGSFSINPGTPENVEETSALTLDSATPTSRATIVDRSNESSAASEKTAGITDTQASES; via the exons GTACAAGAAAACTCCCCAGGGCATAGAGCTGGATTGGAGCCATTCTTTGATTTTATCGTGTCCATTAATGGTTCAAGATTG AATAAAGACAATGACACTCTCAAGGACCTGCTGAAAGCAAACGTTGAAAAGCCTGTAAAAATGCTTGTGTACAGTAGCAAAACACTGGAGCTGAGAGAAACATCCGTAACCCCCAGCAACatgtggggtgggcagggcctGCTGGGGGTGAGCATTCGCTTCTGCAGCTTTGATGGGGCTAATGAAAACGTCTGGCACGTCTTG GAAGTGGAGCCAAATTCTCCTGCTGCATTAGCTGGACTTAGACCTCATAGTGACTATATCATCGGAGCAGACACTGTCATGAATGAG TCTGAAGATCTCTTTTCTCTTATTGAAACACATGAAGCAAAACCATTAAAACTTTATGTGTACAACACAGACACAGATAATTGTCGGGAAGTGGTGATTACTCCAAATTCTGCCTGGGGTGGAGAAGGCAG cctAGGATGTGGCATTGGTTATGGATATTTGCATAGGATACCTACTCGCCCATttgaagagggaaagaaaatttcTCTCCCAGGGCAGTTGCCTAGTGCATCTCTCAGTCCCCTCAAAGATGGTTTCACAGAG GTTCAGCTATCATCAGTTAATCCCTCAACCACCCTCCCTCCTGGGTCAGCAGGCCTTGAGCAGAGTCTCTCAGGACTTTCTATTAACTCACCTTCAACTACTGTCAGTAATGTTCTCAACACAG GTGTTCCAACAGTTCCATTATTACCGCCACAAGTCAGTCAGTCCCTTACCTCTGTGCCACCAGTTAACCCAGCAACTACATTACCAG GTCTGATGCCATTACCAGCAGGGCTTCCTAACCTGACTGATCTGTCCAAACTTAATTTACCTGCACCACAGATTGTTCCAGAAATGATACAGCCTG GTTTGCAACCCCTTCCTCCCTTGCCGCCTCTGCATCTAATGGGAATAACGCCTCTGTCAATGCCACCCAAGGGTGTTCCTATGCTTCCTTTGGTCACAGAGGCATCTACAGTGCCTACAGATTTGCTTCCCTCTATTACTCAAGCTGGAAGCTTTTCCATCAACCCTGGCACTCCTGAAAATGTAGAGGAGACCTCAGCACTCACCTTGGATAGTGCTACTCCAACTTCCAGGGCAACTATTGTTGACAGATCAAATGAATCCTCTGCAGCTAGtgaaaaaacagctggaatcaCAGATACACAAGCTTCTGAATCATAA